A window of the Streptomyces luomodiensis genome harbors these coding sequences:
- a CDS encoding alpha/beta hydrolase: MYSAPPFDAELAAALAATGQDSIATGITRETIAAHREALLADVPSIEELSQDGAFDVEERTVPGPEGAPDISLLILRPTGWTGARPVVYHTHGGGLIMGNNRFGIEQVTQWALELGLVVVSVEYRLAPEHPYPAGLDDAYAGLLWTVRNAESIGGDPRRVLVAGGSAGGNLAAALALLARDRKEVELLAQVLIYPMLDDRNETVSAHQMAGRGAWDRVSNDTAWTAVLGSARRSDDVPAYASPARETDLAGLPPAFLEVGAAETFRDEVVAYAGRIWASGGEAELHVWPGAFHGFDVFAPHAAISQDACNARLRWLRRLLGE; encoded by the coding sequence ATGTACAGCGCACCGCCGTTCGACGCCGAACTCGCCGCCGCCCTCGCGGCCACCGGACAGGATTCGATCGCCACCGGTATCACCCGGGAGACCATCGCGGCCCACAGGGAGGCACTTCTGGCGGACGTTCCCTCCATCGAGGAGCTGTCCCAGGACGGCGCCTTCGACGTCGAGGAGCGCACGGTGCCCGGACCCGAAGGCGCCCCCGACATATCGCTGCTGATCCTGCGTCCGACGGGATGGACCGGCGCGCGCCCCGTCGTCTACCACACCCACGGTGGTGGGCTGATCATGGGCAACAACCGCTTCGGCATCGAGCAGGTCACCCAGTGGGCGCTGGAACTCGGTCTCGTCGTGGTCTCGGTGGAGTACCGGCTGGCGCCGGAACACCCCTACCCCGCGGGGCTGGACGACGCGTACGCCGGTCTGCTCTGGACGGTGCGGAACGCCGAGAGCATCGGCGGCGACCCCCGCCGCGTCCTCGTCGCCGGCGGCAGTGCCGGCGGCAACCTGGCGGCCGCGCTCGCGCTGCTGGCCCGGGACCGGAAAGAGGTCGAACTCCTCGCCCAGGTGCTGATCTACCCCATGCTCGACGACCGGAACGAGACGGTCTCGGCGCACCAGATGGCCGGACGGGGAGCGTGGGACCGGGTCTCGAACGACACCGCCTGGACCGCCGTGCTGGGCAGCGCCCGCAGAAGCGACGACGTGCCCGCGTACGCGTCGCCCGCCCGGGAGACGGACCTGGCCGGTCTGCCGCCGGCCTTCCTCGAGGTCGGTGCCGCCGAGACCTTCCGTGACGAGGTCGTGGCCTACGCCGGGCGGATCTGGGCCTCGGGCGGCGAAGCCGAGCTGCACGTGTGGCCCGGTGCCTTCCACGGGTTCGACGTCTTCGCGCCCCACGCCGCCATCTCGCAGGACGCGTGCAACGCCCGCCTGCGCTGGTTGAGGAGGCTGCTCGGTGAGTGA
- a CDS encoding MBL fold metallo-hydrolase, whose translation MHVPLRPVDAARVTTLIDSSSDALLPDGRLVRRWGLAGAGGPLPVAPAGMTVTGATLDVLRAEHGFSAMVDIETGGRGRRILFDAGATTDGLIGNLDRLGVHPDTFEAIVLSHGHFDHVTGLHGLVNRIGRPAMPVLLHPDAWRRRRIAGPGGVLDLPTPSRAAIEGAGFTVIEQRRPSLLLDDFLLITGEVGRTTDFEVGMAGHQACLDGEWAPDELIEDDQAAVLHVRGKGLVILTGCGHAGIINIVRHAREVTGVHRLYAVLGGLHLRFGPVVDRTVDELVAEAPEVVVPAHCTSWTAQQALATRLPDAFLPNAVGSTFLLGP comes from the coding sequence GTGCACGTTCCGCTACGCCCGGTCGATGCCGCGCGGGTGACGACACTGATCGACAGTTCCAGCGACGCCTTGCTGCCGGACGGACGTCTCGTACGGCGCTGGGGCCTGGCCGGCGCCGGGGGGCCGCTGCCCGTGGCCCCGGCCGGGATGACCGTCACGGGCGCCACGCTCGACGTGCTCCGGGCCGAGCACGGCTTCTCGGCGATGGTGGACATCGAGACCGGCGGTCGCGGCCGGCGGATCCTGTTCGACGCCGGTGCGACCACCGACGGCCTGATCGGCAATCTCGATCGCCTCGGCGTGCACCCGGACACCTTCGAGGCCATCGTCCTGAGCCATGGACACTTCGACCATGTGACGGGTCTGCACGGGCTGGTGAACCGGATCGGGCGGCCGGCGATGCCGGTGCTGCTCCACCCCGACGCGTGGCGACGGCGCCGGATCGCCGGTCCGGGCGGTGTGCTGGACCTTCCGACACCGAGCCGCGCGGCCATCGAAGGAGCCGGCTTCACGGTGATCGAACAACGACGCCCGTCCCTGCTGCTCGACGACTTCCTCCTGATCACCGGAGAGGTCGGGCGAACCACTGATTTCGAGGTGGGCATGGCGGGCCACCAGGCGTGCCTGGACGGAGAATGGGCGCCGGACGAGCTCATCGAGGACGATCAAGCCGCCGTTCTCCACGTACGGGGCAAGGGGCTGGTGATCCTGACGGGATGTGGGCACGCGGGGATCATCAACATCGTCCGGCATGCCCGGGAGGTGACGGGAGTCCACCGGTTGTACGCGGTTCTGGGCGGCCTGCACCTGCGGTTCGGGCCGGTCGTCGACCGCACGGTCGACGAGCTGGTCGCCGAGGCACCCGAGGTCGTGGTTCCGGCGCACTGCACGAGCTGGACGGCGCAGCAGGCGCTGGCGACCCGGCTGCCGGATGCCTTTTTGCCGAACGCGGTGGGCAGCACCTTCCTGCTGGGGCCGTGA
- a CDS encoding LysR family transcriptional regulator produces MRAAAPPSPPVHLDPGADLDLRLVRYFTVVAEHLNFARAAAALHLAQPSLSRQIQRLEDVLGVRLLERTPQGSRLTAAGAAFLPQAQALLHTSHQAALTARAAAPPRAITIGYVDDLVITPAVRDLRRRHPDAHVTTRHLEWNDGRALPDRRVDALVARAPLPFPTDGLRLTVLYDEPRVLLVPAAHRLAGKESITPDDFTDEPLVPCTGPAATWTGFWRLEPRPDGRPAPLGPLVIDTFEDKLELVAEGRAVAVLPAGDRRSTLRDDVATIPIHGIEPCQVAVVTRGDDRNPLIAHFRESARKHLMPSG; encoded by the coding sequence ATGCGTGCCGCCGCCCCGCCCTCGCCACCGGTCCATCTCGATCCCGGCGCGGATCTCGACCTGAGGCTGGTGCGGTACTTCACGGTCGTCGCCGAGCATCTGAACTTCGCCCGAGCCGCCGCGGCACTGCATCTCGCCCAGCCGTCCCTGAGCCGCCAGATCCAGCGGCTGGAGGACGTGCTCGGGGTGCGCCTGCTCGAGCGCACTCCCCAGGGCAGCCGCCTCACCGCGGCCGGCGCCGCCTTCCTCCCCCAGGCACAGGCGCTCCTGCACACCTCCCACCAGGCGGCACTCACCGCACGCGCCGCCGCACCGCCCCGCGCGATCACCATCGGCTACGTCGACGACCTCGTCATCACCCCCGCCGTACGGGATCTGCGCCGCCGCCACCCCGACGCCCACGTCACCACCCGCCACCTGGAGTGGAACGACGGCCGCGCCCTGCCCGACCGCCGGGTCGACGCACTCGTCGCCCGAGCGCCGCTCCCGTTCCCGACCGATGGCCTGCGCCTGACCGTCCTCTACGACGAACCGCGTGTGCTCCTCGTACCCGCCGCCCACCGCCTCGCCGGCAAGGAGTCGATCACCCCGGACGACTTCACCGACGAGCCCCTCGTGCCCTGCACCGGCCCCGCCGCCACGTGGACCGGATTCTGGCGGCTGGAACCCCGCCCGGACGGCCGCCCGGCACCACTTGGCCCCCTGGTCATCGACACCTTCGAGGACAAGCTCGAACTCGTCGCGGAGGGCCGGGCCGTCGCCGTCCTGCCCGCCGGCGATCGACGCAGCACACTGCGGGACGACGTCGCCACCATCCCCATCCACGGCATCGAACCCTGCCAGGTGGCCGTCGTCACCCGCGGCGACGACCGCAACCCGCTCATCGCGCACTTCCGGGAATCCGCGCGGAAACACCTCATGCCCAGCGGCTAG
- a CDS encoding DUF1453 domain-containing protein produces MSPLDIVLIVGGVGYVLARRMIGELLQAKAMLVAPVVLSVVGVFRVRDALPLSAAAIALIAAGCLLSVVVGLLRGTTVHLGERDGVLWMRYRVSTLLLWLVNGVLKVAMIPVEHAVSPASAHAANQAVLLSIGLGVLAETLVVLGRAMRTGSTVVWEKGQDGTPHRTSPAFDQVRGWVRDAGGGGQRPWGPRDW; encoded by the coding sequence ATGAGTCCCCTGGACATCGTCCTCATCGTAGGCGGCGTCGGTTACGTCCTCGCTCGCCGGATGATCGGCGAACTGTTGCAGGCCAAGGCCATGCTGGTGGCTCCGGTGGTGCTGAGCGTCGTGGGAGTGTTCCGGGTGCGCGACGCCCTTCCGCTCAGCGCGGCCGCCATCGCCCTGATCGCGGCCGGCTGCCTGCTGAGCGTGGTCGTGGGCCTCCTTCGCGGCACCACCGTCCACCTGGGCGAGCGCGACGGTGTGCTGTGGATGCGATACCGCGTCAGCACACTGCTGCTGTGGTTGGTGAACGGGGTACTGAAGGTGGCGATGATCCCGGTCGAACACGCGGTGTCGCCCGCGTCGGCGCACGCGGCCAACCAGGCCGTGCTGTTGTCCATCGGACTCGGTGTGCTGGCCGAGACGCTGGTGGTGCTGGGCCGGGCGATGCGCACCGGGTCCACGGTGGTGTGGGAGAAGGGCCAAGACGGTACGCCGCACCGCACATCGCCGGCGTTCGACCAGGTCCGCGGCTGGGTGCGCGACGCCGGGGGCGGCGGGCAGCGGCCGTGGGGACCGCGCGACTGGTGA
- a CDS encoding AraC family transcriptional regulator, producing the protein MDPIDDLLTTMKIEDARYVRVDAYAPWGISFPARHLARLVLIADGSCRLTTDALERPQQLKANDCFLVRAGVAFTLQDEPGSEVADCDGVFASAPGNSARAGGDGELTRIVSSRFTFDAVAGEPLFALLPPLFRLRPDDAAVRLLRATFDLIEQESAAGGIGSGFVMSRLSDALFVQAMRACCTSVGGGAVGWLAALRDPRLAPALREMHADLAHPWTVGELARTAGMSRSAFAVLFKEKAGDTPLSYLTAWRMYRVKTLLQETPLSVQEIAVRVGYDTGSALSRAFLRREGIAPGAWRQSRPAGRRVAAVAWREDHGPSRA; encoded by the coding sequence ATGGACCCGATCGACGACCTCCTCACCACGATGAAGATCGAGGACGCGCGGTATGTGCGGGTGGACGCGTACGCACCGTGGGGCATCTCGTTCCCCGCGCGGCACCTCGCCCGGCTGGTGCTGATAGCCGACGGATCGTGCCGGCTCACCACCGACGCCCTGGAGCGGCCGCAGCAGCTGAAGGCGAACGACTGCTTCCTGGTCCGGGCGGGGGTGGCCTTCACGCTCCAGGACGAGCCGGGCAGCGAGGTAGCCGACTGTGACGGGGTGTTCGCCAGTGCGCCCGGCAACTCGGCACGGGCCGGGGGCGACGGCGAGCTGACCCGGATCGTCTCCAGCCGGTTCACCTTCGACGCCGTGGCGGGCGAACCGCTGTTCGCGCTCCTGCCGCCGTTGTTCCGGCTGCGTCCGGACGACGCGGCCGTCCGGCTGCTGCGCGCCACGTTCGATCTGATCGAACAGGAGAGCGCGGCGGGCGGAATCGGTTCCGGCTTCGTGATGAGCCGTCTGTCCGACGCGTTGTTCGTCCAGGCGATGCGCGCCTGTTGTACGTCGGTCGGCGGTGGCGCCGTGGGGTGGCTCGCCGCCCTGCGGGACCCGCGGCTGGCCCCCGCCCTGCGGGAGATGCACGCGGACCTGGCCCATCCGTGGACGGTCGGCGAACTCGCCCGCACGGCGGGGATGTCACGCTCGGCGTTCGCCGTGCTGTTCAAGGAGAAGGCGGGGGACACCCCGCTGAGCTACCTCACGGCGTGGCGCATGTACCGGGTGAAGACCCTGCTCCAGGAGACGCCGCTGAGCGTTCAGGAGATCGCCGTCCGAGTCGGCTATGACACCGGTTCCGCACTGAGCCGGGCGTTTCTGCGCCGGGAGGGCATCGCCCCCGGAGCGTGGCGGCAGTCGCGTCCCGCCGGTCGGCGGGTGGCGGCCGTCGCTTGGCGGGAAGATCACGGCCCGTCCCGTGCTTGA
- a CDS encoding MBL fold metallo-hydrolase — protein sequence MRLTKFGHACVRVEKDGRRLAVDPGGLTEPQALDGADAVLVTHEHFDHFAEETLRRAAENNPRLRIWTNSSVAKRLDGLGTRVTVVGEGEAFTAAGFDVTVHGTWHAVIHPDIPRIANIGFLIDDVLFHPGDALTVPDAPVGTLLLPVHAPWSTVGHLIDYVREVAPRDAYAIHDGALNDIGTAMVGGFLGDQGPGTAARYHRLTSGATAQIG from the coding sequence ATGCGACTCACCAAGTTCGGCCACGCCTGCGTCCGCGTCGAGAAGGACGGCCGCCGCCTGGCCGTGGACCCGGGCGGTCTGACCGAACCGCAGGCCCTGGACGGCGCCGACGCGGTCCTGGTCACGCATGAACACTTCGACCACTTCGCGGAGGAGACGCTGCGCCGGGCGGCCGAGAACAACCCGCGCCTGCGCATCTGGACCAACTCCTCCGTGGCCAAGCGGCTGGACGGCCTCGGCACCCGGGTCACCGTCGTCGGCGAAGGCGAGGCGTTCACCGCGGCCGGCTTCGATGTGACGGTCCACGGCACCTGGCACGCGGTCATCCACCCCGACATCCCGCGCATCGCCAACATCGGGTTCCTCATCGACGACGTCCTCTTCCACCCCGGAGACGCCCTGACCGTCCCCGACGCCCCCGTCGGCACGCTGCTGCTGCCGGTGCACGCCCCCTGGTCCACCGTCGGCCACCTGATCGACTACGTCCGCGAGGTCGCCCCGCGGGACGCCTACGCCATCCACGACGGCGCCCTCAACGACATCGGCACCGCGATGGTCGGCGGTTTCCTGGGCGACCAAGGCCCTGGCACCGCGGCCCGCTACCACCGCCTGACCTCGGGCGCGACCGCGCAGATCGGCTGA
- a CDS encoding helix-turn-helix domain-containing protein, producing the protein MQSLAERVAALDPDAGSAVGVIAYFDQLIERRAGLEAVVRGAAVLSGAVARLDDPDRRVRIRVTPDGRRTDDDPPVRPEWPSVPVFPGEAAAVRLESTRKSVVHDLILERAALVAGVVTVRVRGRAPVAADPDDPALTETVVDPEASESTRLLAAEALGLSAHAQARAVARVGGVMHVQSAEVPVSSLPGRIGVGPAVPVLELPRSATAARTALRFTADGTAHDPGPRIVHADELGGLDILARALDADTPPPPDVATLLREAAETPWLLQTLSVVSHAASLRSAAGELHLHHSTLQERISYAERRLGWPLRTPAGRLRLQLALAARLLTRRP; encoded by the coding sequence ATGCAGAGCCTAGCCGAGCGGGTGGCCGCGCTGGACCCGGACGCCGGGTCCGCGGTAGGCGTCATCGCCTACTTCGACCAGCTCATCGAGCGTCGGGCCGGCCTCGAGGCGGTCGTACGCGGCGCCGCGGTCCTGTCCGGGGCGGTGGCCCGCCTCGACGACCCGGACCGGAGGGTGCGCATCCGGGTGACTCCCGACGGCCGGCGGACGGACGACGACCCACCGGTGCGGCCGGAATGGCCCTCGGTCCCGGTCTTCCCGGGCGAGGCGGCGGCGGTCCGGCTCGAGAGCACCCGGAAGTCCGTCGTCCACGACCTGATCCTGGAGCGGGCGGCCCTGGTCGCGGGCGTCGTCACGGTGCGCGTGCGGGGGCGAGCGCCCGTGGCGGCCGACCCTGACGACCCGGCTCTGACCGAGACGGTGGTGGATCCGGAGGCATCCGAAAGCACCCGTCTCCTCGCGGCCGAGGCGCTCGGGCTCTCCGCGCACGCGCAGGCCCGCGCCGTCGCGCGCGTCGGGGGAGTGATGCACGTCCAGTCGGCCGAGGTTCCCGTCTCCTCGCTGCCGGGCCGCATAGGCGTCGGCCCGGCCGTGCCCGTCCTGGAGCTGCCGCGGTCGGCGACCGCGGCCCGCACGGCCCTGCGGTTCACCGCGGACGGCACGGCGCACGACCCCGGACCCCGGATCGTCCACGCCGACGAGCTGGGCGGCCTCGACATCCTCGCGCGCGCCCTCGACGCGGACACCCCGCCCCCGCCCGACGTCGCGACCCTGCTCCGCGAGGCGGCCGAAACCCCCTGGCTGTTGCAGACGTTGAGCGTCGTGTCCCATGCGGCGAGCCTGCGGAGTGCCGCCGGTGAACTCCATCTCCACCACTCCACACTCCAGGAGCGGATCAGCTACGCCGAACGAAGACTCGGCTGGCCACTGCGTACCCCCGCGGGCCGGCTGCGCCTCCAATTGGCCCTCGCGGCCAGACTGCTGACACGACGCCCCTGA
- a CDS encoding LysR family transcriptional regulator, which translates to MDLRQLRYFVAVAEELHFGRAAARLHMSQPPLSQRVRELEEELGCRLLERSSHGVRLTDGGRILLAEAKEILERAERAKEKVRRSAGHRTVVVGAVAGAGLALDDRVRETFRRRRPQAAVRLRECGLTDPSAGLRTGQVDMALTRLPFDTTGIAVRVLYEEPLVAVVPATDPLAESAQVDVADLRGRMAFRLPPGTDPRWRDFWLATDADEPDTPVVSTIGECLHAVAWRSAVGLLPAAAARHHAAPGVSFVPVTGHRPSRVVVAWRAGEVDRLVLDLIDIVGGGPETGRAPSRAVRRVRYPG; encoded by the coding sequence ATGGACCTACGGCAGCTTCGGTATTTCGTTGCCGTGGCCGAGGAGTTGCACTTCGGCCGCGCCGCCGCCCGCCTGCACATGTCGCAGCCGCCGTTGAGTCAGCGCGTCCGGGAGCTGGAGGAGGAACTCGGCTGCCGGTTGCTGGAACGGTCCTCGCACGGTGTGCGGCTCACCGACGGCGGCCGGATCCTGCTCGCCGAGGCGAAGGAGATCCTGGAACGCGCCGAGCGGGCGAAGGAGAAGGTGAGACGGAGCGCCGGACACCGTACGGTCGTGGTGGGCGCCGTCGCCGGTGCCGGACTGGCCCTCGACGACCGGGTGCGGGAGACGTTCCGCCGACGGCGGCCACAGGCGGCTGTCCGGCTGCGGGAGTGCGGACTGACCGATCCGAGCGCGGGCCTGCGCACCGGTCAGGTGGACATGGCTCTCACCCGTCTGCCGTTCGACACCACGGGCATCGCCGTCCGGGTTCTCTACGAGGAACCCCTGGTGGCCGTCGTGCCCGCCACGGACCCCTTGGCCGAATCGGCCCAGGTCGACGTCGCGGACCTGCGCGGGCGCATGGCGTTCCGGCTGCCGCCGGGCACCGATCCGCGGTGGCGTGACTTCTGGCTCGCCACCGACGCCGACGAGCCGGACACGCCCGTGGTGAGCACCATCGGTGAGTGTCTGCACGCGGTCGCCTGGCGATCGGCCGTCGGTCTGCTCCCGGCGGCCGCGGCCCGCCACCACGCGGCGCCGGGCGTCAGCTTCGTACCCGTGACCGGTCACCGGCCCAGCCGTGTGGTGGTCGCCTGGCGCGCCGGGGAGGTGGACAGGCTCGTCCTCGACCTGATCGACATCGTCGGTGGCGGCCCGGAAACCGGCCGTGCGCCGTCCCGCGCGGTGCGGCGCGTTCGCTATCCGGGCTGA
- a CDS encoding zinc-dependent alcohol dehydrogenase family protein has protein sequence MRIFQVNGAGGPVVAAERPVPTPAAGEVLVRVKASSLNARDLLIATGKYTAAVPPGRVPLSDGAGIVEAVGDGVSRFRVGDRVMSTFHPTWLYGSFPQWGELYGVQRDGWLTEFIAVGEQSVVGVPEHLSFEEAATLPCAALTAWSAVSGVGPGDALLVQGTGGVSVFALQFARLAGARVLATTSRPEKARRLRELGASDVVDYLGTPEWGAEVRALTGGRGVDLVVEIGGAGTISQSIAAVAYGGRISLVGNLASGGGMDLTRFFERGATLRTITVGSRSDFERMNRVISQARLRPVVDRVFSFDETPDAFSWFAEGTRFGKVVIAH, from the coding sequence ATGCGGATTTTCCAGGTGAACGGTGCGGGCGGCCCGGTCGTCGCGGCGGAGCGCCCGGTGCCGACTCCGGCGGCGGGCGAGGTGCTGGTACGGGTGAAGGCCAGCTCGCTCAACGCGCGGGATCTGCTCATCGCCACCGGCAAGTACACGGCCGCGGTGCCGCCGGGGCGCGTTCCGCTCTCCGACGGCGCGGGCATCGTCGAGGCGGTCGGGGACGGGGTCTCGCGGTTCCGGGTCGGAGACCGCGTCATGAGCACGTTCCACCCGACCTGGCTCTACGGCTCGTTCCCTCAGTGGGGCGAGCTGTACGGGGTGCAACGCGACGGGTGGCTCACCGAGTTCATCGCCGTCGGTGAACAGAGCGTGGTCGGAGTGCCGGAGCATCTGTCCTTCGAGGAAGCGGCCACCCTTCCGTGTGCCGCGCTCACGGCGTGGTCGGCGGTGTCCGGTGTCGGTCCGGGCGATGCGCTGCTCGTCCAGGGAACGGGCGGGGTGTCCGTCTTCGCGTTGCAGTTCGCCCGCCTGGCCGGCGCGCGGGTGCTGGCCACGACATCGCGTCCGGAAAAGGCCCGGCGCCTGCGCGAACTCGGCGCGTCCGACGTCGTCGACTACCTCGGCACGCCCGAGTGGGGGGCAGAGGTCCGAGCGCTCACCGGCGGCCGGGGCGTCGATCTCGTCGTCGAGATCGGCGGCGCCGGAACCATCTCCCAGTCGATCGCCGCCGTCGCCTACGGTGGTCGGATCTCCCTCGTCGGCAATCTCGCGTCGGGTGGCGGTATGGACCTGACACGGTTCTTCGAGCGTGGCGCGACGCTCAGGACGATCACCGTCGGCAGCCGGAGCGACTTCGAGCGGATGAACCGGGTGATCAGCCAGGCCCGGCTACGGCCCGTCGTCGACCGTGTCTTCTCGTTCGACGAGACGCCGGACGCGTTCTCCTGGTTCGCGGAGGGAACGCGCTTCGGCAAGGTGGTCATCGCCCACTGA
- a CDS encoding sensor histidine kinase has product MNRLQAAMRWLATDHNLSHFFATAIGAAVCAVLVRPVGTSGTGLAVLCLLGWNSLLLCARLLPETRLTSRRLTVLLAVQAVSAAALLSVDHSGAAAVFAFSATGHAGFRLALRPSMTLAAFTSALCAGVLYFPLGAGHQHTSWYLGAFTGVSVLPGLVNRSRAEALRSARAAAEQAELAARSEARAQALAERARIARDVHDVLAHSLAGVNMQLEVTDALLEAGDVARARESAQRAQSLVREGLTEVQRTVRDLREDALPLVETLRSMLGSAAGSPGSGTLRVDGTPRELPVRLAQVLVRCAQEALTNAHKYAPGAAVRMLLEYRRRETVLEVVNAAPPGGSRPLAGAGGGMGLVGMRERLELVAGTVAAGPVVDGDDAGGWRVHVVIPT; this is encoded by the coding sequence GTGAACCGACTTCAAGCCGCGATGCGCTGGCTCGCGACGGACCACAACCTCTCCCATTTCTTCGCCACCGCCATCGGTGCGGCCGTGTGCGCGGTCCTGGTGCGACCGGTCGGGACCTCCGGCACCGGTCTGGCGGTCCTGTGCCTGCTCGGGTGGAACTCGCTGCTGCTGTGCGCCCGGCTGCTCCCCGAGACCAGGCTGACGTCGCGCCGGCTGACCGTGCTGCTGGCCGTCCAGGCGGTCAGCGCGGCCGCCCTGCTGAGCGTGGACCACTCCGGCGCGGCGGCGGTGTTCGCGTTCTCCGCCACCGGCCACGCCGGGTTCCGTCTGGCGCTACGGCCCTCGATGACCTTGGCGGCGTTCACCAGTGCGCTGTGCGCGGGCGTGCTGTACTTCCCGCTGGGCGCCGGCCACCAGCACACCTCGTGGTACCTGGGCGCGTTCACCGGCGTCTCCGTGCTGCCCGGTCTGGTCAACCGCTCCCGCGCCGAGGCGCTTCGCTCGGCGCGGGCGGCGGCCGAGCAGGCCGAACTCGCCGCGCGCTCCGAGGCCCGCGCACAGGCGCTGGCCGAGCGCGCCCGCATCGCCCGCGATGTGCACGACGTGCTGGCCCACTCGCTGGCCGGCGTCAACATGCAACTGGAGGTCACCGACGCGCTGCTGGAGGCCGGCGACGTCGCGCGGGCCCGGGAGTCCGCCCAGCGGGCCCAGAGCCTGGTCCGCGAGGGGCTGACCGAAGTGCAGCGCACCGTCCGCGACTTGCGCGAGGACGCGCTGCCGCTGGTGGAGACGTTGCGCTCGATGCTCGGGTCGGCTGCGGGCAGCCCCGGCTCCGGTACGCTGCGGGTCGACGGGACGCCGCGGGAACTGCCCGTGCGCCTCGCCCAGGTGCTCGTGCGCTGCGCCCAGGAGGCGCTGACCAACGCGCACAAGTACGCACCGGGCGCGGCGGTCCGCATGCTCCTGGAGTACCGGCGGCGCGAAACCGTCCTGGAGGTCGTGAACGCCGCGCCGCCGGGCGGTTCCCGGCCACTGGCCGGCGCCGGCGGCGGCATGGGGCTGGTCGGCATGCGCGAGCGCCTCGAACTGGTCGCGGGTACGGTCGCGGCCGGGCCGGTCGTGGACGGCGACGACGCAGGAGGATGGCGCGTGCACGTGGTGATACCGACATGA
- a CDS encoding response regulator transcription factor, translating into MSDEEPVRPVRVVVADDQTAIREALATVLDLQPDLEVVATARDGEQALAAAAEHSPDVVLMDLNMPRVDGVEATRLITERFPAVAVVVLTTFADEQYILAALGAGARGYLTKESGRQDIARAVRVAAAGQSVLDPAVRDRLLAAAIKNSAPAEQPVSGLAPGLTPREIEVLTLIGEGLTNRAIAERLVVGEATVKTHINNVFAKAHLRDRAQAVKYAFVHGLVKAGG; encoded by the coding sequence ATGAGCGACGAAGAGCCGGTACGGCCGGTACGGGTGGTCGTCGCCGATGACCAGACCGCGATCCGCGAGGCGCTGGCGACGGTGCTCGACCTGCAACCGGACCTGGAGGTGGTGGCCACGGCCCGGGACGGCGAGCAGGCCCTGGCGGCCGCCGCGGAGCACAGCCCCGACGTGGTCCTGATGGACCTCAACATGCCGCGGGTGGACGGGGTCGAGGCCACCCGGCTGATCACCGAGCGCTTCCCCGCCGTCGCCGTGGTGGTGCTCACCACCTTCGCCGACGAGCAGTACATCCTCGCCGCGCTCGGCGCCGGAGCCCGCGGCTACCTGACCAAGGAATCCGGCCGCCAGGACATCGCCCGCGCGGTGCGGGTCGCCGCCGCCGGGCAGTCCGTCCTCGACCCCGCCGTGCGGGACCGGCTGCTGGCCGCCGCCATCAAGAACAGCGCCCCGGCCGAGCAGCCGGTCTCCGGCCTCGCCCCCGGCCTCACGCCCCGGGAGATCGAGGTGCTCACCCTCATCGGCGAGGGCCTGACCAACCGGGCGATCGCCGAGCGGCTGGTGGTCGGCGAGGCCACGGTGAAGACCCACATCAACAACGTCTTCGCCAAGGCCCATCTGCGCGACCGGGCACAGGCGGTGAAATACGCGTTCGTGCACGGGCTGGTCAAGGCCGGTGGATGA
- a CDS encoding MarR family winged helix-turn-helix transcriptional regulator, translated as MDEEVLAEEVRQSIGELVRAVRVVDTMPPGEAAVLGFLDRSGPLTTADLAHRRGVTHQSAAKSVKELIGGGLVRTEPHPSDGRKLLVHITDAGRARLRRERAQRTHALDAAIRDTFSPEEQERLRDCVALLSRLTARLTGR; from the coding sequence ATGGACGAAGAAGTGCTGGCCGAGGAGGTGCGGCAGTCGATCGGGGAGCTGGTCCGGGCGGTACGCGTCGTGGACACCATGCCTCCCGGTGAGGCGGCCGTCCTCGGCTTCCTCGACCGCAGCGGCCCCCTGACCACGGCCGACCTCGCCCACCGGCGCGGGGTGACGCACCAGTCGGCCGCCAAGTCCGTGAAGGAACTCATCGGCGGCGGCCTGGTGCGCACCGAACCCCACCCCAGCGACGGCCGCAAACTCCTGGTGCACATCACCGACGCCGGACGCGCCCGCCTGCGCCGCGAACGCGCCCAGCGCACCCACGCCCTCGACGCCGCCATCCGCGACACGTTCAGCCCCGAGGAGCAGGAGCGCCTGCGTGACTGCGTCGCCCTGCTGTCCCGCCTGACCGCACGCCTGACCGGCCGCTGA